The segment CTGCGCGAAGCAGGCGCGCTTCTCGCCGCGGAGACGGGACGACCCAACGTGCTCGTGCTCCTGCTGGACACGGTGCGCTCGGAGAGCATGAGCCTGTACGGGTACGCACGCCCCACCACGCCGTACCTGGAGGGCCTCGCCGAGGAGTCCACGGTCTTCGACTGGGCCATCAGCCCCTCTTCGTGGACGCTCGGCACCCACGCCAGCCTGTTCACCGGACGGTGGGGGCACGAGCTGAGCGCGGGCAACCGCGTCCCGCTGGACGACGCCCATCCCACCCTCGCAGAGGCCTTGGCCCGCGCCGGGTATGCCACGGCGCACATCGTGGCCAACGCCCGCTACGCCGGGGAGGAGACCGGCGTGGCGCGCGGGGCCGTCCACGTGGACGACTACCAGGGCGCGGAAGAGCCGCTGTTGAGCCACGCCTGGTTGGGCCAGACCGCGGGCGTGCAGGCGCTGGCCGATGCGCGCAGCCTGCCGCAGCTGCTGTCCGCGCTGGCCTCGTTCAGTCCCTTCGTGCCGTTCCAGCGGGAGATCCGACGCCGCGACGCCGGACAGATCAATGCGGCGTTCCTCGAGTGGCTGGACGGGGTCGACGGACAACCCTTCTACGCGTTCCTCAACTACTTCGACGCGCACCGGCCCTACGATCCGCCGGCGGACCTGCGGGCCCGTTTCGCGGATGGCAGCGTTCCCGATGCGGTCGGGCGCTACGACGGCACGCTGGCGTCGCTCGATCGCGAGATCGCGGATCTGCTCGCCACGCTCGAGTCGCGCGGTGTGTTGGACGAGACGATCCTGATCATCACCTCCGACCACGGGGAGCAGATCGGCGATCGGGGCCGCGACGGGCACGGGGATCGCCTGTACAGCCAGCTCGTGCGCGTGCCCCTGTTGCTGCGGCTCCCGGGTGCGGTCCCGGAGGGCGTACGGATCGAGGATGCCGTGACGCTGCGCGACCTGCCCGCGACCGTCCTGGATCTGGCCGGCATCTCCGACGGGTCCGGATTCCCTGGGGCGTCCTGGGCCGGCCTGTGGCGGGGGGAACGGGCCCCCGATCCCTGGATCGTGACGGAGGTGTTCCAGGGCGCGGAGGCGCCTCCGGCCGCGCTGGCCGCGTTGGGGCCGCATCAGTCCAAGGCGCTCCTGGACGAGCGCTACCACTACGTCTGGAGCCTGGCCTACGACAGCGTGGCGGAGGGCTACGTGCGTCCGCAGGAGGAGCTGTTCGACTACCGGGCCGACCCGCACGAATGGACGGATCTCGCCACCGATCCCGCGCACCGCGCGACGCTCGAGCGCATGCGTGCCGAGATGGTGGAGCGCTTTCCCGCGCAGGACCCCTCGGTCGTTCCACGGTAGGTACGGGAAGGCCAGCGCCGGGGGCGTGGCCTCCGCGCGTGGATCCCCTCAGTCGCCACGCGTGGCGACGCCTTCCAGCTCCAGCAGCCTGCGCTTGCGCCACAGGCCGCCTCCGTAGCCCGTGAGGGCGCCATCGGATCCCACCACGCGGTGGCAGGGCACGAGGATCGCGAGACGATTGGCGCCGTTCGCCCGGGCCACGGCCCGCACCGCGGACGGACGACCCAGCGCGACCGCGAGGGCCCCGTAGCTCAGGGTGGTTCCGGCGGGCACGTCACGGAGCCGCGTCCACACCGCGCGCTGGAACCCGGAACCGAGCAGCAGCAGCGGCGTCGAGAAGACGGGGCGGCCCGTTGCGAAATAGCGGGCCAGCTCGGCGCGCACCGTGTCCAGGAGCGGAGTGGAGCCCGACACGAACGTGGGCTGCAGGTGACGGGCCACGCTGCGGATCTGACGCTCCAGCATGCGCCGATCCGCGAACTCCAGCAGACAGAGCGCCTCCTCGGTGGCGGCGGCCACCATCGGTCCGAGGGGGGTGTCCAGCTCCTGCACCCAGACCAGCGTCCCGTCCCGGGCCGCGCTCGGAGGCACGCCGACCGCGTCCTTGAAGGCCGCGTTGAAGCCACTCAGCGAGTCGTAGCCGTGGGCGAACGCGGCCGAGGCCACCGCCTCCCCGTCCCGGATGGCCCGCAGCGCGGCCCCCAGGCGGCGCGAGCGCGCGTAGGCGAGGAACGTCATGCCGTGCCGGGCCTGGAACCAGCGACGCACCCGGTCGGGATGCAGCCCGCGCTCGCGCAGGTCCGCGGCCCGCCAGCGCCGGGTCGGATCGCGCTCCACCTCGACCAGGAGGGGAGCCAGCCAGTCCGGAGCGGACCCGGGAGTAGCCAGGGGCCCACAGCGCCGACAGGGCCGGTAGCCCGCGAAGAGGGCGTCCCGGGCCTGTGGGAAGAACTCGACGTTCTCGGGCCGCGGCTTGCGGGCCGGACAGACCGGACGACAGAAGATCCCCGTGGTGCGGACGGCGGCCACGAAGATCCCGTCGTAGGCGGCGTCACGGGCCGCGAACGCGGCCCACATCTCCGGGCGCGGCGGAAGGGCGGCGGGCATCATGCAGGAAGCTGGACTCCGTCTCCGGGACGCGCCACCGACAAAGCGGCGCGGAATCCCGGGCGCGCGCCGCGGGGCGGCCCGACTCGACCCGACCGGGACCGGGGCTATATTCGGGCGACCACCCCGCCGCTCACCGTTGGCCCCCGCGTCCATGGATACCAAACGCCCCACGATTCCGGCCGCCGAGGAGGTTCTCGGTGGCTACTTCCCCGTGCTCGACCACGGCTTCGTGGCCCTGGTCGACTACATGGGCTCGGACGAGGACGTCGAGCGCGCGGCCCGGGTCAGCTACGGCTACGGCACCCGCAAGGTCTCCCAGACCCGGGGGCTCATCCGCTACCTGCGCCGACACCACCATACCACGCCCAGCGAGATGGTGGAGTTCAAGTTCCACTGCGCCATGCCCATGTTCGTGGCGCGCCAGTGGATCCGCCACCGGACCGCGTCGGTGAACGAGCTGTCGGCGCGCTACTCGCTGATGCCGCTGCTCTTCTATACGCCGGCGGCCGAGCAGTTCGCGCTGCAGAGCCGCAGCAACAAGCAGGGGCGGGACGCGGCCGCGAGGAGCGAGATCTACGAAGAGGCCGTCCGGCGCTGGGAGCGGCTGCGCACCGAGGCGGGCTCCGCCTACCGCTGGATGCTGGAAGAGGACGTGGCGCGCGAGCTGGCGCGCATCGATCTGCCCGTCTCCACCTACACGCAGTGGTACTGGAAGATCGACCTGCACAACCTCCTGCATTTCCTGACGCTGCGGGTGGACGCCCGGGCGCAATGGGAGATCCAGCAGTTCGCGCGCGTGATCGCCGGCATCGTCAAGCGCGTGGCGCCGCTCTCCTACGAAGCCTGGGTGGACTACGACCTGGCCGCGCGCCCCATCACGCGCGCGGAGCGCGAGGTCCTCTCCCGCCTCCTGACGGTGGACGACGCCGGGCTGCACGGCCGGGCGGGATCCGTTCCGGCCCCGGACCTGCAGGCGGCCGGACTGTCCCGGCGCGAAGTGGAGGAGCTGGCCGAGAAGCTGGCCTCTCCGACGGTGCCCGACTTCGAGCTCGACCTGACGTCGATGCGCACGGCGGACGACGTGGCGCGCACCATGTATCAGGCCGTGCCCTCCGCGTTCGAGTAGCCCGGCGTCCCGTGGCCGATCACCATCTCAGCGAGGAGCAGGCCCGCCGGCTCTGGGAGCGGGCGGCGCAACTGCAGGAGGACGCGCGCCGGCGCGCGGACGAGGCCGAACGCGCCCTGCCCGTCAAGGCGGAGCCGGAAGGCGGGTTCGCGCTCGAGCACGTGCGCCAGGCCGCCGTGGAAGCGGGGATCGACGCCGCGTTCGTGGATGAGGCCTGGACGGATCAGCAGGTGGGCGTCGACCCGGCGTCCCCGCGGCTCGACCGGCAGATCACCCGTTTCCTCGGTGGGGACGTGCGTGCGCTCGAATCCCGCCGGGTGATCGATGCTCCTGCCGACCGCACCCTCGAGGCCGTCCGCGATGTCTTCACCTCCGAGTCGTGCAAGCTACGTCTCTCCGACCAGATCGGAGGCCACCCGCTCGAGGGCGGCGCGCTCGTCTTCGAAGCCTCGTACGACTACACGACCGGGATCGGCAAGGCCGTGATGTGGTCCGACATGAAGCACTTCATCGTGCGCCTCCGTCCGATCGACGCGCAGCGCACCGAGGTGCACATCCGTTCACCCCTGGACCACTCGCGCAAGCTGAACTTCAGCGTGGGGTCGATCTTCAACGCGGTGGTCTCGGTGGGAGGCGCGGCCGGTGCGGCGGCGCTGGCGGGTGTGGCGGGCGCGGCCCTGCCGCTCGTGATCCCGGCGGGCATCGTGGGGCTCACCGGTGTCTGGTGGGGTGGCACGCGCGCGTACCAGGCGCTGTTCCGCAAGGCGTTGCGCGTCGGCCAGGAGGGCCTCGACGGGCTCCTGCGCCAGCTCGCGGTGCACGTGGGGGTGGGCTCCGACGTCCGGCCTCGGCTCGCGCCCTGAGCCGGCCCCCGCGCCGGCACGCGAAGCGGGCCCGGTGCGGGGAGCAGGCCGCGACCGCTACAGCAGCGACCGCACCCACCCTCCATCCACGGCGATGGACTGCGCCGTGATGTAGGCGGCCCGCTCCGAAGCCAGGAAGGCGATCAGAGCGGCGAGCTCCTCCGGCTGTCCCAGCCGACCGGCGGGCGTCTGCTGCTCCCACACCGCGCGCTCGTCCGCGGGCGTCGTGCCCTTGCGTCCGGCCATGGCGTCCGCCAGTTCGGTCAACCGCTCGGTGGCCGTGTACCCGGGCAGCACGTTGTTCACCGTGATTCCCTCGGCCGCCACCTCATTCGCGAGCGTGCGCGCGAAGCCGGTCACGCCGGCCCGCAACGAGTTGGACAGGATGAGCCCGTCCACCGGCTGTTTCACCGAGATGGAGGTGATGTTGATGATGCGGCCCCAGCCGTTCTGCTTCATCGACGGCAAGGCCGCGCGGCAGAGGTTGATGACGCTCTCGAGGTTCTGGCGGATGGCCCGGCTCCACGTGTCGCGGTCGTGGGCCTCGAACGGGCCGGCAGGCGGCCCTCCGGTATTGGTCACCAGGATGTCGATGCGACCGAAGCGCTCGAGCGTCTGGTCCACGAGGCGGTCCACCTGGTCCGGCTCGCTCAGGTCTGCCGCGATGGCGAGCGTCTCCGCGCGCGTGGTGAGCGCGATGTCGGCGCGCGCGGCCTCCAGCGTCCGTTCGCTGCGCGAACAGACGACGACGCGCGCACCCTCACGCGCCAGCTCCAGCGCGGCGGCGCGACCGAGGCCACTGCTGGCACCGCAGACCAGCGCCACCTTCTTGCCGAGCCCCAGCTCCATCGTGGCGTCCTAGCGGCGGAGGTAGGCGTCGCTCCCCGACAGCCAATCGGCGCGCGGGGGGCAGAAGATGTCCACGTCCACCGTGTCCTCGAGCGCTTCCGCCTTGTGCGGCACGTGGGACGGGATCAGCAACACCTCGCCCGCCCGCACGATCAGCTCCTCGGACTCGTCCTCCCCGATCCAGAACTTGAGCGCACCTTCGACGATGAAGGTGATCTGCTCGTTGTCGTGGGAGTGGCGCGGTACCACGCATCCCTTCTTGAGCAGGACCTGGGCGTACATCATGCGCTCGCCGGTGATCAGCCGCCGGGACAGCAGCGGGTTCACCTCTTCCAGGGGCATGGACGCGAGACGGTGGTGATGGACCTTGGAGCTCATGGATCCGACTTCCGGACAGCGGGGACGGGGCGCGGTCTGCGCCGCGCGCGAGGCAGGCCAAGATGCCCCGGGCGGACGATGGACGAAAGGGCTTCGCGGGGCGCCGGCGGAGCCACAGGCCTCCAGGCGGGAGGGCCGCGGGTCGCCGGCCCGCCCGGAGCCCTGTATTCATTGAGGGACCACCGGGGCCCTCGGGGCCGCGGATCCTCACCACGGTTCGGAGTGCCTGCGATGCGTCCGAGAGCCCACCTCCGCCGCGGCGGCGTCGCCGCTCCCCTCGCTCTTGCCCTGGCCGTCGCGACCGCGGGGGCCGGCACGTGGCTGGCGGTGCGGGCGGATGCAGCCGCGCCGGTGCGTGCGGGCGATCCCGTCCGCGCTCCGAACGGCATGGTGGTCTCCCAGTCCGCGATCGCCAGCGAGGTGGGCGCGCGCGTGCTGGAGGAGGGCGGCAACGCCATCGATGCGGCAGTGGCCACGGGGCTCGCGCTCGCGGTCACGCATCCCACCGCCGGCAACATCGGCGGTGGGGGCTTCATGGTGGTTCGCTTCCCGGATGGCCGCGTGACAGCCTACGACTTCCGGGAGCGGGCGCCGGCGGCCGCGCACCCCGACATGTTCCTCGAGGCCGACGGCGAGTACTCGCCGGAGCGGCATCACAACTCGCACCTGGCCGTGGGTGTGCCGGGAACCGTGGCCGGCTTCTGGATGGCGCACGCCGCACACGGGAGCCGCAGCTGGGAGGATCTCGTGGATCCCGCGGTGGAGCTGGCCCGCGACGGATTCCCCGTGAGCGAAGACCTGGCCGACGGCCTGGACTACCTCCTGCGCGACGCCCGCGAGCGCGGCTACACGGCCACGGTGGACGCCTACTCCAACGCAGGTCGACCCTGGACGGCCGGCGAGACGATCCGCCTCCCCGACCTCGCGCGCACGTTGGCCCGCATCCGCGACCAGGGTCGCGACGGCTTCTACCGGGGCGAGACGGCACGGATGCTCGCGGCCGAGATGGAGCGCGGGGGCGGGTGGATCACCGAAGCGGATCTGGCGGACTATGAAGCCGTCGAACGCGAGCCGGTGGTGGGCACCTACCGGGGCTACGAGCTGATCAGCATGCCCCCGCCCTCCAGCGGAGGCGTGGCCCTGATCGAGATGCTCAACATCCTCGAGGGCTACGACCTGGCCGCCCTGGGGCACAATTCACCGGCCTACCTGCACCTGCTCGGCGAGGCGATGCGGCGGGCCTTCCTGGATCGGGCGCGCTGGCTGGGCGATCCGGACTTCGTGGAGATGCCGCTGGAGCGCCTGACCAGCAAGGCCTACGCGGCCGAGCTGCGCGCCGGGATCGATCCGGAGCGCGCCAGCGCGTCGGACTCCGTGGCGGTGGAGGTCGCCTACGAGAGCCCGGAGACCACCCACTACTCCGTCGTCGACAAGGACGGGATGGCCGTCTCCGTGACGTACACGCTCGAGTTCGGGTACGGCTCCCGCATCGTGGTGCCGGGCGCGGGTTTCCTCCTCAACAACGAGATGGGCGACTTCAATGCCCATCCCGGGGTCACCACCTCCTCGGGGCTGATCGGCACGCCTGCCAATGTCGCGCGGCCCGGGAAGCGGATGCTGTCGTCCATGTCGCCCAGCATCGTGGCCCGGGACGGCGAGCTCGTGGCGGTGATCGGCACGCCCGGCGGGCGGACCATCATCAACACGGTGCTCCAGGTCTTCCTGAACGTGGTGGACTTCGGGATGGACATCCAGGAGGCCGTGGACGCCCCCCGCATCCACCACCAGTGGCTGCCCGACCGGATCCGGATGGAGGAGGGCGGGCTGGACGAGGCGGGGGTGGCGGCGCTACGCGCGCTGGGCCATACCGTGTCGGTCGGGGGTCAGCAGGGGTCGGCCAACTCCATCATGATCGACCCCCGGACAGGCGACCGTCTGGGCGCCCCCGATCCCCGCTCCGAGGACGCCGGGGCGGCCGGCCACTGAGCCGGCCGCGGGCGTCCGGCGCGCCAGGCGGTGCGGGGAGG is part of the Gemmatimonadota bacterium genome and harbors:
- a CDS encoding sulfatase gives rise to the protein MLRILFGLAVAALGVALVRAGRPAAGETPPRRAGAVLDVVTLAVAAALATGWIEVAAIWYRQSVQHRFAFWSLSVPWMTPTVYLLLFAVPAAALVAVALVRSTWMPLTFPLFVFTLLAAGSVAFSFPRIDRYAMAILALGLAVQAARAGRARPARVRRWARGAAVTLACGTVVLAALDTFASGGRRLREAGALLAAETGRPNVLVLLLDTVRSESMSLYGYARPTTPYLEGLAEESTVFDWAISPSSWTLGTHASLFTGRWGHELSAGNRVPLDDAHPTLAEALARAGYATAHIVANARYAGEETGVARGAVHVDDYQGAEEPLLSHAWLGQTAGVQALADARSLPQLLSALASFSPFVPFQREIRRRDAGQINAAFLEWLDGVDGQPFYAFLNYFDAHRPYDPPADLRARFADGSVPDAVGRYDGTLASLDREIADLLATLESRGVLDETILIITSDHGEQIGDRGRDGHGDRLYSQLVRVPLLLRLPGAVPEGVRIEDAVTLRDLPATVLDLAGISDGSGFPGASWAGLWRGERAPDPWIVTEVFQGAEAPPAALAALGPHQSKALLDERYHYVWSLAYDSVAEGYVRPQEELFDYRADPHEWTDLATDPAHRATLERMRAEMVERFPAQDPSVVPR
- a CDS encoding methylated-DNA--[protein]-cysteine S-methyltransferase is translated as MMPAALPPRPEMWAAFAARDAAYDGIFVAAVRTTGIFCRPVCPARKPRPENVEFFPQARDALFAGYRPCRRCGPLATPGSAPDWLAPLLVEVERDPTRRWRAADLRERGLHPDRVRRWFQARHGMTFLAYARSRRLGAALRAIRDGEAVASAAFAHGYDSLSGFNAAFKDAVGVPPSAARDGTLVWVQELDTPLGPMVAAATEEALCLLEFADRRMLERQIRSVARHLQPTFVSGSTPLLDTVRAELARYFATGRPVFSTPLLLLGSGFQRAVWTRLRDVPAGTTLSYGALAVALGRPSAVRAVARANGANRLAILVPCHRVVGSDGALTGYGGGLWRKRRLLELEGVATRGD
- the thyX gene encoding FAD-dependent thymidylate synthase, yielding MDTKRPTIPAAEEVLGGYFPVLDHGFVALVDYMGSDEDVERAARVSYGYGTRKVSQTRGLIRYLRRHHHTTPSEMVEFKFHCAMPMFVARQWIRHRTASVNELSARYSLMPLLFYTPAAEQFALQSRSNKQGRDAAARSEIYEEAVRRWERLRTEAGSAYRWMLEEDVARELARIDLPVSTYTQWYWKIDLHNLLHFLTLRVDARAQWEIQQFARVIAGIVKRVAPLSYEAWVDYDLAARPITRAEREVLSRLLTVDDAGLHGRAGSVPAPDLQAAGLSRREVEELAEKLASPTVPDFELDLTSMRTADDVARTMYQAVPSAFE
- a CDS encoding SDR family oxidoreductase, yielding MELGLGKKVALVCGASSGLGRAAALELAREGARVVVCSRSERTLEAARADIALTTRAETLAIAADLSEPDQVDRLVDQTLERFGRIDILVTNTGGPPAGPFEAHDRDTWSRAIRQNLESVINLCRAALPSMKQNGWGRIINITSISVKQPVDGLILSNSLRAGVTGFARTLANEVAAEGITVNNVLPGYTATERLTELADAMAGRKGTTPADERAVWEQQTPAGRLGQPEELAALIAFLASERAAYITAQSIAVDGGWVRSLL
- a CDS encoding cupin domain-containing protein; amino-acid sequence: MSSKVHHHRLASMPLEEVNPLLSRRLITGERMMYAQVLLKKGCVVPRHSHDNEQITFIVEGALKFWIGEDESEELIVRAGEVLLIPSHVPHKAEALEDTVDVDIFCPPRADWLSGSDAYLRR
- the ggt gene encoding gamma-glutamyltransferase, translated to MRPRAHLRRGGVAAPLALALAVATAGAGTWLAVRADAAAPVRAGDPVRAPNGMVVSQSAIASEVGARVLEEGGNAIDAAVATGLALAVTHPTAGNIGGGGFMVVRFPDGRVTAYDFRERAPAAAHPDMFLEADGEYSPERHHNSHLAVGVPGTVAGFWMAHAAHGSRSWEDLVDPAVELARDGFPVSEDLADGLDYLLRDARERGYTATVDAYSNAGRPWTAGETIRLPDLARTLARIRDQGRDGFYRGETARMLAAEMERGGGWITEADLADYEAVEREPVVGTYRGYELISMPPPSSGGVALIEMLNILEGYDLAALGHNSPAYLHLLGEAMRRAFLDRARWLGDPDFVEMPLERLTSKAYAAELRAGIDPERASASDSVAVEVAYESPETTHYSVVDKDGMAVSVTYTLEFGYGSRIVVPGAGFLLNNEMGDFNAHPGVTTSSGLIGTPANVARPGKRMLSSMSPSIVARDGELVAVIGTPGGRTIINTVLQVFLNVVDFGMDIQEAVDAPRIHHQWLPDRIRMEEGGLDEAGVAALRALGHTVSVGGQQGSANSIMIDPRTGDRLGAPDPRSEDAGAAGH